CCGaagtaggtggcgctttacaatatttctttgctgcttatatatctccattttcattttgctccctcaagttgagtaacgggtatctgatattTAAGGCACTCGATTATAGCgttcttaatttttataatttgttttgtgctcttaatttctttaattaattttgagaatattttagtatttaaaatacatctTCTACTAGTGCTGTTGCATTCCGTGTTCGTTTCGACAACGATACGAAAACCACCGACTCTTGCTTTGGAAAGAGGGCCAGTTTTTAACCACGGATTTGTAAGATCGCAAGTGGCCCTAACAACCAGGAACGTTTTTATGTGTATAAATGTTTCAGTCGTATTATATAAAGTACCAACTTTCTTGCCAGCTTTCAAACtatttattaaagtttttagaCATGAAATTATATGATTAACAGAATTCATTATTGATTTGAAACAGTATCCATTAAGTTTTCAAAATAAGTTTCGTATGGAAAATTTTCTCAGGTTCCTTTAAAACTTAACGAATTTTGGTCTCATACAAGAGAATTTCCTTCATTTGACTCGTACggtatattactttttttgttgttatcccaattgttcaaaattttttcaagcatattttaaatgaaaagctAAATGCAACCAATGATGCAAATTTAAGTTCTGAGACGACAAGTGAAAATGGTCTTTTCCTTCAAAAATACGTCTTCTATATCTCCTCAATATTTTCAAGATAATGATATTGTTATCAATCCGAGTACCTCCAGGTCTTGTCTTAACTCGAATAATATTCGCCCAACGGATCGGCTGAGGCAAAGGAAAACATAACAGCTTCATTCACTTTACTTTTTgtgaaaatgcatttaacaaaattaatagTGAGTATGTCCTAATCAAGCCCTTaaaagaaatacatttatataagGACCCAAAGATACTTACTGTCAACAATATATAGGTTCAGTGAGAAATAAACACCGCATAAACTTAGATTAAAAggcaaaattaataatttttccgCTTAAGTTATAGGttggcaattaattttttaaaggctttcttaaaagaaaaaacattaaCCAATTTAAAAGTATAAGGGCAGTAATAAAATAGCCTTTCCATTCCTTATTTACGTTGACGACTTTGAAGATATGAACATAGCTTCCAAAATTACCTTCAGAATTTAGAATGTACTTTGACCGCGATAAAAGCAGACAGCGTTTTTAACAACTTAATCAACTTTTATGCACCCACTTAAAAACTTCTCGCTGAACATATTATATGATTATTTGAAGGTATTCTTAAATATGACGTGtgacaatattttatttttcgttatcaataaaatttttgatttggAAACATTAAgcgaaagaattttttttcgaacttgttttttaaatctttataataCACTTTCCTACTCCTACTCCCACACTGCATAAAATTATATTGCCTATAAAGCTAATCCTAATTTGAGGCatacgaaattaaaaaaaaaaattgctttgTATAACAAAGGTACACACTAATAACCCCAAAAATAGCCTAATTAAATTAGGTTATTTAGAGTTGGTGATTTTAATATCGCAAAACCAATCATTTTTGAAACTTTTTGCACGTTTCTTCaaaaaaatgacttttgggaaaaaacAGGCGTTCGGAAGATGCTCTAAGAAGCTACATACAAACACAACTTTACGGCGAACAATTTGATGAAACTTTAAACCAGCAAATATCaaccaaaattaaatgtttcattggttatatttaaaacactCTTTGTGGCTAGCCGGCAATATGAGTTTAAGCGTTTGTGCTCAAAATATGTCATCGAATAAACGAGGTCGCCCAAAAATGAATTATGGGGATGCTGGCTTAAGGATCAAAAGAAAATTATCATCTGAACTTGCAGAAAGAAATAACAATTCAAGTTCTCTTTTACTCCACGCTGCCACCATTTCGGCAAGAAAATCTATTGAAAATAACatgcattttgttttaaaaacgGCTTCAACAGAATCTGTTGGtcagttaaaagagaaaattaGCAAAACTGATTCCAGTCCCTTATCTTCTGAAAAAGTCCTATcctttttaatggaaaataatttaactaaacagcaatatcaaaatattaaaaactaaatagaCAACAGGGCTGCGTTTATCTACCCACCATATTCGAAAATAGTGGAGGAGAAATAAAATTGTAGGCCTGATGGAATAGTTTGCAGCGAAAATGAAGCTAAGAAGACTTCTTACAAAACCTGTTGAACCATACCGCAAAAATTTCGTATATTAAAGAATCAACATCTCTCATAATAaacgaaaaagaaaacttAGACAGTCAATATAAAAATCTGAATGTCTACATGCACTCTTATAAGAACAGCGAAATATCAGTGAAATTTGATGGTCACCTAACCCTAATAGACGGCaaggttttaaatatattaacagTCATGTCCAATGTGTGGAGCAAAACCAACTCAAGTTCTTGAAATAAATGATTTCTATTCCAAAACATTTGATATGAAGCCAAATACGGATCAATATGGAATAGGCCCCCTTCATGCGAGGATATGAGGATAGAATCGGGCTAAAAAAGTGTCATGTCAAAGACAAACTAGCGGCACGGAAACAGAGAATTCAAAATTCGTTTTGGAAAGATATGGGACTTCATGTAGACATCCCTAGGCAAAATGGTAAGGGCAACAGTAATGACGGAAACACAGCGAGAAGAGCATTCTGTGATTCAAAACAATTGTCAAACAATTCGATTTTAGGAGTAGACCACCACTTGATTCATCGCCTTTACATTATTTTGATTGCTGTATTGTAATTAATTATCCcataaattctgaaaaaattaaaattattttgttttgaaactTTCACCACATGTATGTCGAGCTATCCTTGGTACCCCATGTCTCCGACTGTACACAAAATTTTAGTACACGGATATAAAATCATACAAGGATCAATCGTTCCAGTTGGCTCTTTGGGAGAATGTGCATCGGAAGCAaggcataaattatttaaagctgACAGAAAGCATTACGCAAGAAAATGTAGCCGCACTGGCAATATGCTTGATGTGTTTCACAGGGCTATGTATTCGTCCGATCCTTTACTCTCTAATCTCCGCATCACCAAAggacaaaataaaagaaagcgtCTTCCAGCAGAGGGTATCTATCTTTTTGAGGAGCCAATATTGAATAAAAAGGACAAAGATACCTCCGTAAGCTCGTCCGAAGATGAATCCGATTACGATAATGAAAGTGattgttttgaaatatatttagagGAAGAGGAATCTGATTAAATTgtacattaataataataaaaatataaaaataaaaaaaaaattataagtgGCTTGCAGcaattttagaaatttaatttatttaccaaccGCGCAAAATTATAGTAAAACCGTCTGCCGCCCACACCTACCGaagtaggtggcgctttacaatatttctttgctgcttatatatctccattttcattttgctccctcaagttgagtaacgggtatctgatattTAAGGCACTCGATTATAGCgttcttaatttttataatttgttttgtgctcttaatttctttaattaattttgagaatattttagtatttaaaatacatctTCTACTAGTGCTGTTGCATTCCGTGTTCGTTTCGACAACGATACGAAAACCACCGACTCTTGCTTTGGAAAGAGGGCCAGTTTTTAACCACGGATTTGTAAGATCGCAAGTGGCCCTAACAACCAGGAACGTTTTTATGTGTATAAATGTTTCAGTCGTATTATATAAAGTACCAACTTTCTTGCCAGCTTTCAAACtatttattaaagtttttagaCATGAAATTATATGATTAACAGAATTCATTATTGATTTGAAACAGTATCCATtaagttttcaaaataaattgtatggAAAATTTTCTCAGGTTCCTTTAAAACTTAACGAATTTTGGTCTCATACAAGAGAATTTCCTTCATTTGACTCGTACggtatattactttttttgttgttatcccaattgttcaaaattttttcaagcatattttaaatgaaaagctAAATGCAACCAATGATGCAAATTTAAGTTCTGAGACGACAAGTGAAAATGGTCTTTTCCTTCAAAAATACGTCTTCTATATCTCCTCAATATTTTCAAGATAATGATATTGTTATCAATCCGAGTACCTCCAGGTCTTGTCTTAACTCGAATAATATTCGCCCAACGGATCGGCTGAGGCAAAGGAAAACATAACAGCTTCATTCACTTTACTTTTTgtgaaaatgcatttaacaaaattaatagTGAGTATGTCCTAATCAAGCCCTTaaaagaaatacatttatataagGACCCAAAGATACTTACTGTCAACAATATATAGGTTCAGTGAGAAATAAACACCGCATAAACTTAGATTAAAAggcaaaattaataatttttccgCTTAAGCTACAGgttagcaattaattttttaacggctttcttaaaagaaaaaacactAATAACCCCAAAAATAGCCTAATTAAATTAGGTGATTTAGAGTTGGTGATTTTAATATCGCAAAACTAATCATTTTTGAAACTTTTTGCACGTTTCTTCaaaaaaatgacttttgggaaaaaaaCAGGCGTTCGGAAGATGCTCTAAGAAGCTACATACAAACACAACTTTACGGCGAGCAATTTGATGAAACTTTAAATCAGCAAATATCaaccaaaattaaatgtttcattggttatatttaaaacactCTTTGTGGCTAGCCGGCAATATGAGTTTAAGCGTTTGTGCTCAAAATATGTCATCGAATAAACGAGGTCGCCCAAAAATGAATTATGGGGATGCTGGCTTAAGGATCAAAAGAAAATTATCATCTGAACTTGCAGAAAGAAATAACAATTCAAGTTCTCTTTTACTCCACGCTGCCACCATTTCGGCAAGAAAATCTATTGAAAATAACatgcattttgttttaaaaacgGCTTCAACAGAATCTGTTGGtcagttaaaagagaaaattaGCAAAACTGATTCCAGTCCCTTATCTTCTGAAAAAGTCCTATcctttttaatggaaaataatttaactaaacagcaatatcaaaatattaaaaaactaaataaacaaCAGGGCTGCGTTTATGTACTCACCATATTCGAAAATAGCGGAGGAGAAATAAAATTGTAGGCCTGATGGAATAGTTTGCAGCGAAAATGAAGCTAAGAAGACTTCTTACAAAACTTGTTGAACCATACCGCTTTCCGAATACTAATCATGCAAGAGGAAGTCTGTGAAACGCTTACGGATATAACTCAgtgcttatttattttcagctACGGTTTTGATGGTTCTACAGGTCATATCttatacaaacaaaaatttaacttaACTGAATCTCCAACTTTAGATGACTCTCTTTTTGTGACCtcaataatacaaattaaaatggtaGATCAAGCAGAAAGAGTTATTTGgctgaaataataatattgtggATTGCGGAGCTTTAATCCACAATATTTTGCCGTCCTCTGATTAAAGAATCAACATCTCTCATAATAaacgaaaaagaaaacttagacagtcaaattaaaaatctgaATGTCTACATGCACTCTTATAAGAACAGCGAAATATCAGTGAAATTTGATGGTCACCTAACCCTAATAGACGGCaaggtttttaatatatatacagtCATGTCCAATGTGTGGAGCAAAACCAACTCAAATTCTTGAAATAAATGATTTCTATTCCAAAACATTTGATATGAAGCCAAATACGGATCAACATGGAATAAGCCCCCTTCATGCGAGGATATGAGGATAGAATCGGGCTAAAAAAGTGTCATGTCAAAGACAAACTAGCGGCACGGTAACAGCGAATTCAAAATTCGTTTTGGAAAGATATGGGACTTCATGTAGACATCCCGAGGCAAAATGGTATGGGCAACAGTAATGACGGAAACACAGCGAGAAGAGCATTCTGTACTTCAAAACAATTGTCAAACAATTTGATTTTAGGAGTAGACCACCACTTGATTCATCGCCTTTACATTATTTTGATTGCTgtaaattgtaattaattatcccataaattctgaaaaaatttaaattattttgttttgaaactTTCACCACATGTATGTCGAGCTATCCTTGGTACCCCATGTCTCCGACTGTACACAAAATTTTAGTACACGGATATAAAATCATACAAGGATCAATCGTTCCAGTTGGCTCTTTGGGAGAATGTGCATCGGAAGCAaggcataaattatttaaagctgACGCAAGAAAATGTAGCCGCACTGGCAATATGCCTGATGTGTTTCACAGGGCTATGTATTCGTCCGATCCTTTACTCTCTAATCTCCGCATCACCAAAggacaaaataaaagaaagcgtCTTCCTGCAGAGGGTATCTATCTTTTTGAGGATCCAATATTGAATAAAAAGGACAAAGATACCTCCGTAAGCTCGTCCGAAGATGAATCCGATTACGATAATGAAAGTGATTgttttgaaatacatttagagTAAGAGGAATCTGATTAAATTGtacattaattataataaaaatataaaaataaaaaaaaattataagtgGCTTGCAGcaattttagaaatttaatttattggtGGGGGGTGGATGAATTaattcttaataataatagttgtttATATTAGAAAATGGGCCttttaataaagtaaatagtttaattgatttacgaaaaaattgaataaaaattaaagaaacttTTTCCTATAAATTGGCGTAAATTTAagaataatttgtatttgtttcCAGAAATTGCTTTCctaaattcaagaaaaatatttacttaaaattacgGCGAAGCGCTTTAGGATGATAATCAATCATGgtagatattttttatttaacggCTAATTTCTTGAGTTCAGggctatttttatacccgttactcttagagtaaaagggtatactagattcgtcgaaaagtaAGTAACATACCTATCTACGtattaatacctatcgatcGACCTAAgaaaaatttgccacgcctactctaacgctcacaaatggccaaaacctGTAAATCAGTCTGCCGCATTATCACATTAGCATATTTTAAAGtagctgcttatatatctccatttcccttttgctttttaagctgagtaacgggtatctgatagtcgtaGCACTTGACCATAGCGTTGTTTTATTGAGTGGACAATATTGTATGGAGTAACCACACAACCGatagtaattttaaagttgCAATTTTTTTGAACACTATGCTTCTCaatctgataaaaaatatggGTGTCGTCTCAATTATTACTGTACAGTACTGTACTCTGAgtagaaaaaaaggaaagtgcAGTAGTGTGAAAGTTTTCGGAAGTTTAACCGAAAAATGCATGTGCCTTATATTGACAATATCTAGTGCGAcacaatttctttaaaaaaatatctcttGAACCAAAATTATAAGGAATAATCAAAGTTAGTAACACcgtgaaacatttttaaggattgttggtagctttagtaatattaaacaaaaatttttttttattatttctctgaccgatTTCTTGACAGCAAAATGTTAGAGTAGTATAGAAACCTGTATGGGAAGTCCGCTTTTTCGCGGAGTTTTCACCTTTTCAAacattgaatttaaaatacatacatattcgtttacattttactatattttatttaatttgcatcATAAGCTTTATCTCGAATTAGAGTTATTATTCGTAAATATGTTTTTGCTAtgttaatttgtttgtttttatccaAAAATAGGgtcatgtgtttaaaaaacaagaaaggaagttttaCACAGTTCGAAAAgttaaatatacaagtatacaattaaaacacatttttatatttattataaaatttcgaattcaatttaataaaattattgattatttttacaactgcaagggttcacaaacttcggcttgccggttaacttcctttcttgtttatttctcAATGAGACCGATTGGTTTATTTTGTTATACTTTGtataataatttgttaataaatattcaaagcataaacacaaaaaatatggGTATATTTCCGGGGCAAGTCcgcaaaaagctttttttctgcctaaaaCTGCATGCTGCTGTCAACATTAGCAAAGAATTAAgagcagcgtagaagactTCCTACGAAAGCGGTCTGGCAAAACACGCCCTTATTTTTTGCTGAAACGTTGGACAGGGATTCCGAAGACCCAGAGCAATCTTTAAGAAATGCGATGAGAAACATTAAgaagaaattatcaaaaaaaaaagtatagtAAAAAGTTaatgtgtatgtatgtatgcattttaaattcaatatttggaaaggTGAAAACTCAATTTGATTTCCCTTGGACGTTTCACAGGTGAAACTCAATGGAACAATCAAGAACTTCCAAAATGATTTTACTGGGACGTTTTCCTTGCAAGGATTTCACATGTAAAACTCGTTGGAATTTCCAAAGTGATTTCCCTAGACGTTTCCCATGCAGGGGTCATGCCATtcaacaaatgagtataagaAACAAGGGAAATCCGAAGGGACCttgaaaaagtttaatttgcattttcgcctggaactatatcttatagctcccatatgaaaaagcgaaaaaaaatgttttcaaattatatctacggtgttttttaacatataaccttccaCGCTTGCAATCAACATGTTTTAATAAGTTCAGAGTTtggaatttcattttatcaaatgCGTATGACACTTATTGATGGGAATGTACTAAACATACTAACTGGTACTAAATCAACTCAATACTGTCCAATCTGTGGTTTCACCCCAACAAAAATTCGGAAATCCAAAGgtttttgatttcaaaaaCTTTCCCCCCATGCTTGAAGCTTTAAAATTTGGGGTCAGTCGTCTACATGCTTGGATCCGCTCTTTAGAATTTGTTCTGAGTATCACTGTGGaccaggagggtgtgcgaaggcTACTACTCGTATACACgaagaaacaaaaatgtacagtaatcgtccgattgtttTGAGTCATAAAGTAATCACTTTACAAAATTGTATCTGTTTGGGCCGGTGGGGATAATTACTCCGCGCTATTTAACTAGTTGTATTTTCACTCTAAATACGCGTCAAATGACACCTCAACTCTTAAAATCGCATGCTCCGTTAAAATgtaatacgcaaaacaaaattttgggGGACTTTGTACACCCTGTTGAAATTCTTTGTACGcctttttaacaattttgtctaaataccaccctttaaaaattatgcacTTATGTTCTAACGATTTCgagtaaaattttaaagtgaaaacccaaaaaagagtccctttaattttattagtaAACAAAAATAGCAAAATTTACTAGTTTCGAACATCTAAAACTTCCTGAGCCTTGGAAttttttgtgcgtatccaTACTATATTTTAGTTTCTTGGAATCATTTAAGTCCTTATAAACAGTTCAGCATaagaaacttaaattttatgaattttgggaaagtataTGGATAAATTCgtcaaaaagtatgtaacaggtaaaaggaaacgtttccAGGTATATTCTTTATCAAgttcactagccgagtcgatctagccatgtctgtctgtccgtctgtccgtcctcCGTATAAacctgagatctcggaaactataagagctagaatattcatacaTGGCATGCAGATACCTGTACTTCATACGCAGCGAATGCGGGGTACCATGCCCACTCTGATGCCCacaactgaaatgtattgtcTCATCAGTAAGctgagaaataaataaattcatacaGTCCTCTGATATCcatatagttttaaaattattattgaatGTGCACTGTGCACCACTGTGCATAGGATTGAGAGAGAGGCAACTCTTTTCGTCGGGTCTGTTTTTCACCGCGCTGCCCAGATGACCTAAGGAAATACCTGAAAAACTAGCAAATTAAGCGAGTGAATTTCGATGGGGGGCTTTAAATTTTGATCTTTGGCTGACTTCGCTCCCTACATGGACATTCTGCAATGGACATTAGCAGCCATTGTCAGGATTGTCAGGCGTCTTTCTGCTTTATCAGAGAATCATCGGCGACCCTAAAAGGAAGCCTTaagttaattattaaaataaataaaataataataataaaataaacaatatatGGGCAGCCCCTTACAGAAAAGGTCCGAGCTGGATCAAGCTGCTGGGCAGTTATGTAAAGGTTTCAAATAATCGTaatcttaaaaatgttgtaataTGCGGTTATATATGCGGTATGCGAGTTATGTTTGGGTGAAATCTTTCTAAATCTTTAATTGtgaaacaaatcaaaattggAAATCTCAACtctataaatattatagtttCCCAGACCACAccgacagacagacagacagatatACACGGCTAGAATgaatccgattttgattaaattaaattcgaattccaaaactaattaaaaaattttatttccaaacgtataaggttgtattttaaaaaacaccaaagttatacgttttttcctattatttatatatactacctgcaacgCCGTAATATAGACGTTTACGaatccataaaatatatatatttcattcttctattattattacttaaaATGGGATTTACATTCGCTTTGCTCTAATACTCATGTTTTAGGTTTattacataacattttttgggctctttataataaattttgaaaaagttttagTCGATGAAAAACTTACAAATGCtttccttttaattaaaaatattttatgagaaTTACTATTGAATAGTTTTTGGCATTCAAgtaatcaattaaataattttcatattgAAGAGAAAGGAGTTGCTCTTTTTATCGCTTAATGTCTACCAAACcaagatttaaaattaaaaaagatatcGGTATCACTTTCGCGATTTTTCCTTTGTATAGAAAAGTGTATTTCAACAACGGTGCAGGTATAAATTAATTGTatcattaaattattattatttcccaccTCAATTCTATTGATCGATTTTCAGATTTTGAAGGAAAAAGAAATGAGTAGACATAGGCACAAGCAAATGCTGAAATAAGTGGAGGAAAGTAGGCGCAGGGAGGAAGGAACCCGAATGCTTTAAAAAACTCTTATAAAGGAGGTATGTATGCTCAGTTTCAAGATTTTCAGGACTTTGGCCAGAAGCTTGTAAATGTTTATGAAATTCATAGAGAAGTGGTAATTCACTTATTATGCGAGTCGTTTACGAATACctgataaataattttttagaaatcaaacTAAAAATGCTTGGAGAACACGAGGTTCCCACTTTTCCAAAAGagaaatgaagatatataagcggAAAATAGATATTGTAAATCGCCTCCTACCAGATATTTGAATATATGTTAATGtggttttggccatttgtgggtgTTTTAGGTTAGGTGTGAAAAGGCTAATCAGTtcagttattatttttagggtatcgatgagacaaatacatttcagttacaagtttttttctagcataaaaGCTGTAGGCGCTATAGTCTTTCGCGAatcgtgggcgtggcaccccgctgaaataGACTTGCGCTGCAGaagaagcccaggaatctacATGCCAAGTTCACatgcgttcatacggacagacggacttgGCTAGATTTACTTGGCTAGTAATCCTGGTCAAGAATATTCATACATTATGGGGTAGGAaatgcttccttttacctgttacattttaacgaatctagtatacccttttactctatgagtaacgggtataaaaacgtTCCACGTTCAATCTAACGCCCactaaccgcccaaaactgtggtggccacagtatTCATgctagaaaatttgttttgcttaaatgtatttgtctcatgaATACCTATCGACCTAAACAAaattttgccacgcccactctaccgcccacaaacggtttaaacgccTAAATCTGTCTGCCTCCCACATAACAGAACATAACAtaagaaaactttttaagAAATCATCGATAGGCTATGAATTTTAGTCTATTACCAAACGAGTACTAAACATGAACTCGTTGATAACCTTTTTGGCCTGGGCCAGCTACCAAAAGTAAAGCGCTCAATTACGTAACTTTATGGTTGAatcacaaaaaatgttttatttactcTTTTCCAGATGCTTTTAGTCCTCTTCCTGGTTTTGGACCAAGACCGGGCCGCTACAATATTGTAATTTGGCTGGCTCCGCAAAGCCAAccaaagaaaacaaagaaatcaGAGGAAAAATCAACTTTGtgcaaataaatgcaaaataatattacGAAAAGTTGACCGTAAAAAGATGCCGGCCCAGTCGAGCAAGAGGGGCTGAAAAGGAGTCGTTGCACTCGGCGTGCTTGCTCCCCTGCCGCTACGCTGGTGCCTTGAACTGAACACACTTAATTTCGAAATAGAAATTGGCCCTCTTGGCGAGGTCCAAAAGTTTTTTCCGCTTGCCTTTCGCCCATTACTTGGCCAATGATTTCAATTCCATTTCGCCCATTGGCTGTAGCTGGCAGTCGCAACCTGAACGCTTTTTCCTAAGAACATTGTTTAATGTGCAGCTCgaagaaaatgttaattttgaTCCCGGACTTGTGGTCTTTAGTTGGCGACTCGCGGGAAAATACGCTAGGGGTACCATTTGATTTTTCttgaataaattttattattccatATGCGGGCTCAACTGAAGTTTAAGTATTACGGAAGGGCTGAAGAGGAAGTCAGTCGCTTAGGGCGACTCTACTTCCCGAGTGTACTATCAGGATCTATTTGGTTCAACGTGCCTAGGTTCGGTGGTTGGGTCGGAGTCCTAGTGGCGGTAGCGGTAGCGCAGACGGCGCACTACTTTGTAGCGGTAGCCGTCCTTGGCCAGCTCGGTGCCCTCCTCGGCGGCCTTTGGCTCGACCTCTGCGGGAGCGGCAGCCTCGGCGGGCGGCAGGTACTCTCCTTTGGGTGTGGCATCGGCAGCGTCTTCTTCGGCGGCAGCCTCGCGACGGTGGCGACGCAGCTTGAGCCGGCGCACAGTTTTGTACTTGTAGCCATCGTCCCCGAGAATGGTCTTCAGCTCGGGAGCCAGTTGCACCTCCACGGGCGGCAGGTACTCGTTGCTGGGCTCCGCGATTTCGGAGACGTCGCGGCGGTGGCGGGCACGGAACTTGAGCTTTCGCACCGTCTTGTACTTGTAGCCGTCGCTGGCAACCTTTGTGTCCCCGATGGCAGCGGCGTCGACTGGCGGCAGGTACTCCTGGCTGGGTGTGTTGTCTACTGGCGGAAGGTACTCCTGGCTGGGCACCTCTCGGCGGTGGCGCAGCTTCAGGCGCCGCACCGTCTTGTACTTGTACCCGGCGTCGGAGAGCTGGGCCGCCTCCACTTCGCCAACGGGGGGCAGGTACTCAGCGGACGGCTCCAGGGCTGCAGCCGGATCTGCCGACTGGCCTAATGCAAGGGCCACCAGGCAAATGGTAAGGGCGCCGATAAAGAGTTTCTAGACGGCCAAATGAGTACGTTATTGGGGCTTTCAAACTCAAGTTCGTGGATTAATGgatttcaatttaagaaaACTTCTGCAGTGCCAGCAATTGTATGTTTGTATCTTAA
This window of the Drosophila biarmipes strain raj3 chromosome 3L, RU_DBia_V1.1, whole genome shotgun sequence genome carries:
- the LOC108030764 gene encoding uncharacterized protein LOC108030764, with the translated sequence MKLFIGALTICLVALALGQSADPAAALEPSAEYLPPVGEVEAAQLSDAGYKYKTVRRLKLRHRREVPSQEYLPPVDNTPSQEYLPPVDAAAIGDTKVASDGYKYKTVRKLKFRARHRRDVSEIAEPSNEYLPPVEVQLAPELKTILGDDGYKYKTVRRLKLRRHRREAAAEEDAADATPKGEYLPPAEAAAPAEVEPKAAEEGTELAKDGYRYKVVRRLRYRYRH